The nucleotide sequence TTGTCATGGCCGTCCATCAAGAAGGGCAGCTGCCAACCGTGCAAAAGGTGATGTTGTAGGCTCCGCCAGGGCAGGGTGTGGCGCCTGGTGACAGGGCTGCATGGATGCTTTGGCGGTTGTTCCTTCACCGTGCCTCCTTTACGATAAAATATACTATTGTTTAAGGAGATGCATGTTCAATTTTGAAGAGCTTTTCGGCCTGATCGATGTCGGGATCACCGTGTTTGAACCGATAGCGCAGGGCGATGACTTCAAGGTCGTCTACATCAATGAAAAGGGGAGGGGCCTCTGCCATTTTGAGAAGGGCGAGCCCGTCGCCGAAGCCTTGTCCACGCTCTTCCCGGTCAATGCGACCCGCCCCCTGATCGATTTCTTCAAAGAGGTCTACCGCACGGGCAATCCGCAGGAGATCACACTGGTCCCCTGTTTCGGGCAGACCAGTCTCTGGCAGGAGGGGTACCTCTACCGGCTCTCCAGCGGGCACATCGTTTCGCGCTGCATGGGCGTGCAGGAGGAGCGCGCAAGGGAGATCATGGCCCCGAACGAGCGCCTCACCTTCAGGACCATCCTCGATACGGCGCCCATCGGGATCTGGTCCCAGGATGTGAACGGGCGGCTGCAGTTCGTCAACAAGGCCTTCTGCGACGCCATCGGCATCAGCGAGGAACGTTTTCTCTCCGTCCCCCATTATGAATCGCTCTACCCGCCGGAAATCGCGCAGAGCTGCATGTCTTCGGACGCCGCGGCCCTGCAGCATGGCGATCCCCACCTGAGCTATGAGAAGATCCCTTTTACCGACGGCAAGGTGCACGACGTCCTGATCGTCAAAACCCGGGTCGAGGATGAAACGCACGCTGTCATGGGCCTGGTCGGCATCAGTCTCGATATGACCGAAAAGCTCGAAGCGGAACGCAAGCTCGAAGCGATCAACAAGAACCTCGAGGCGCGGATCTCGGAGGAGATCGAGGCGAGCCGACAAAAAGACAATATGCTCTACCAGCAGAACAAGTTCGCCGCGATGGGGGAGATGATCAGCAACATCGCCCACCAGTGGCGGCAGCCTTTGAACACCCTCGGGCTGCTGATGACCGATATGTCGGTCAAGATGATGGTGAACAGAGGTGAAGCGCTTGAGGGCGATTTTGAACTCTTCCAGTCGAACTGCAGCGAGATCATCCAGTACCTCTCGGACACCATCGACGATTTCCGTTTTTACTACCGGGGGGAAGACGGCGACAACACGTTTTGTATGAAAGACCTGGAAACATCGCTGCAGAATCTCGTCAAAAGCTCCATCATGGGTAACCGCATCCGCTACGAAACCGACCTTGCAAATGTCCGGATAAACGGCTACCTGAACAACCTCAAGCAGGCGCTCATCAACCTCTATTCAAACGCGGCAAACGCCATAAAGAACCACGGGGTCGAAGCGGGCGTCATCCGGTGCCGCGGCTTTGTCGAAGGAGGCAACTACGTCATCGAGGTCTGCGACAACGGCGGCGGCATCGACAAAACGATCATTGACAAGGTGTTCGACCCCTATTTTACGACCGGGCATAAGAGCCAGGGGACCGGGCTGGGGCTCTACATGACGAAGCAGATCATCGAGCAGAAATTCAACGGCTCGATCTCGGTGACAAATGACGAGCACGGAGCCCATTTTACGATCCGCATCCCCGCAGCCGCGGAAGCGTGCTGACCCTTCCTCTTTCGCTCTTTCCGGTTTACATTCATTTACGCCGCGGATACACAGGTTTGAGAAATCTGACGTATAATATTCCTATTTAACCGGGAGGGAGAACATGAAAAACTATTCATTGCAACTGCGTGTCTGGCACTGGGCCAACGCCGTCGTGGTTTTGGGGCTGCTCGGGACCTTTTTCCTGCGCAAGACCTTTCTGAGCTGGCATACGAATTCGCAGATCCTACTCGACAAGCTGGCCGGGTTCGGCATCACGGTGACGACGGACCAGGCGGCCGCCCTTGCCAAGGCGGTGCGGGCGCCGATGTGGGAGTGGCACATCATCCTCGGCTACGTTTTCGCCGTTCTTGTCCTGTGGCGGCTGGTGATGATTGTCAAAGAGGGGTTTGGCTACGCGCCGGAGAACAGCCACATGGCGTGGGTCTACAGAGGCTACAAAGTGATCTATGCCGTGATGGCGTTCATGGCCGTCAGCGGGCTCGTTATCCACTTTTACAAGGATATCGGTCTGGCCAAGGACATTGCGGGCTCCGTCAAGGAGCTGCACGAACTTGTCGCCTGGGCCATCGTCGCCTTTGTCGCACTGCACATCGTCGGGGTCTTCGTCGCCGACAACCGCGACCAGAAGGGGATCACCTCGAAGATGATCTCGGGCTGAGTACGGCCCCTAGGCGCAGTGCGTTTCCAAAAAGCGCAGCAGGGCCGTGTTGAACGCATCAGGGTTCTCGAGGTTGCTCAGGTGCCCTGCACCCTCGATGACGACGAGTTCGGCATGGGGGAGAGCGTTATGCATGTAGACGGAGGCGTCCGGCGGGGCGATCCTGTCCGCTTCGCCGACGAGGATAAGGACGGGGAGGGTAAGCTGGAAAAGCTCGCTGCAGGTCTCGTCGCGCTCGCGCATGGCGCGCAGGGAGCGTACGAGGGTGTGCGGAGGCATTGAGGTGATCATCTCCCTGACCGCATCCACCGTCCCGGGCTGCTGTTCAAAGGTCTGTTCGGCCAGGAGTTTGCCCAGCAGCCCCTCGGCAAAGGGGGCGACGCCGTCCGTTTCGATGGCATGGATGGCTTTAAGACGGTTGGCACGACCTTCATCCGTATCGGCAGCGCACTGCGTGTCGCAGAGCACAAGAGCACGGAAACGTTCGGGATGCTCCTCTGCCGCTTTCAGGGCGACGTATCCGCCCATGGAGAGGGCGCAGAGGATCGCTTTGTCGATCCGGAGGGCGTCCATCAGCCCGAGCAGGTCCTGGACGAAGAGGGGGATGGAGAAGGGCTCCTCTCCGCTTTCACTCTCCCCGTGCCCCCGCAAGTCGTAGGCAATGACCCGGCACGCTCCCCGGCACGCTTCCACCTGCCGTTTCCACATGGAACGGTTGAGGGGGAAACCGTGCAGAAAGATCAGTGCGGGTTTGTCAATGGGCCCCAGGTCATCATAGCTGATTTCGATACCGTTGACCGTCGTTGTCATAGGGACTCCTTTTTGCACGCCGTTTTCTATATTCTAGCAGAAACTTCGCTTTCATTCATAATAAATATTTATACTAATTTCATACCTATTATTGCGGTTTTCCCGCTGATCATTGCCGGCGGTGCTATAATGGAACAAAGTGTGAAGAGGGTCAAAACAGGGACGGTACGGAAAGGAGAGAGAGGATGAAAACGCTGTGCAAGATCAGGCTGGGTCCGGATGAAAAGCCGGATAAAAGCCTCCGGAAACTGCTGGCTTCGCCGAAATATTACTGCCGGAAGTGTTTGCGTGCGGCGGCGGAGAAGGGTGCGCTCTGCAAGCCCGAGAAGCTGTGACGCCCGGCACTACGGCAGTGAGAATCAGATCTCTGCCGTCAGTCGGTTGATTATGGCGGCGAAGGATTGCGTCAGCGCTGCCGTATTTTCGGCGGTCAGCACGGGGACATGGACAAAGAGGCAGTGATGCTCTCCCGCGGTAGCCTGCACATGCTCCAGGCAGCGGTAGTAAAGGGCGTTACAGACAAAGTCTCCCGCGTCGTCGCTGACGGCCGTCAGCGTCAGCCCGTCGGCGAGGCGGGGAAGATTGAGGTCGCTGTGCAGGACGCTTCCATCCAGGACGGCCTGCGTTTCCAGCTCGAGCCGGCTGCGCGTTTCGGCCATGCCGCAGCAGACGAGCACCTTCGGCCGTAACCGTTCGAAGGCGTCCAGCACCATCCTGGGTGCCGCTACCGGGTCGACGGGGAGATGCCGCAGGTAGTCGCAGGCGTCGCCTCTGGCATCGATGAAATGCTGCAGCAGGTCGTCCGAGGCATTGGAGGTATGGTGCGGCAGCCACGGGGCGAAGGTGGTGAGGAGGATCGCTTTTGCCATGCGGCGTGCCCGGTCAGCTTACCGCGGCGTAGATTTCCATCGGCATCCCGATGGCGATGGGGTTGTGCAGCATGACACTGCGTCTGGCGTCGCCGTCGGCGACGAAGAGGTCGTAGGGGACGTAGAGGAGACGGGCCGAGATCTTCTTTTGCGCCTGGGCCTTCTCTTCGAGGTGGATGCGGATCCCCTGGGGGGAAGGGGCGTTGTACTGCTCGGGAATGGTGACGCGCGCGACGAGGGCGACGGCGTCGATATCGCCCATCTTCACCTCGCCCCGGAGACGTTCGAGCAGGGTTTCGTAGCACTGCTTCTCTTCCCCGTCGTCGCAGGCCATATCGCGGACGGTGCCGTCCTGGATCAGCAGCTTGGCAAAGGGAACGAGCGGGCAGTCGTTTTCCAGGGCCAGCACGGCGTCGGCGACGCAGCGCTCCACCATCTCGAACAGTTTCTCTTCGTCGGTCATCTTTTTCCTTTCAGGGCCGCGTGCCCCTTATACCACTTGCAGCGTTTTTTCTGCTTGATGGTATAGATGTTGTACTGAAACTTCTTGCCGCAGTCGGGGCAGGCAAAAACGGCACGGTTTTTGGCCTTCATATAGCGCACAAACAGGAAATTGCCGACCTGGTCGCCTTCACGGTAGACGGTTTTTTCATTTCGCATGGCCAGTGCCGCGGCGCGTTCGGCATCTTCGCGCTGCCGGCGCTGCCACAGCGGTTCTTCATCCTCTTCGAAACGGCTGCTGTCGATACTGTAGCGCTCGGTCATCGGCAGAACGCCTTGGCGGGGGCAAAAAGGATACGGCTCGGGAAGCATGCAGGCATGGAGGCATTATATCCTATCCGGCACCACGGATAAAATCATCAAAATTTCGTCCGTGTCCATACATTTTGTCCGTGGGTGTGTTATGATCTTGTTAATAGAAAAGTACTAACAAAAAGTGTTAACGATGGAATATGAACTCAATATTCGCGAAGTCATCTACGCCCTCTCAGAAGCCTTAGACCTTGTCGGCATCGACGATACGCGCCACGGCAAACGGGTGGCCTTCATGGCAGCCGCCTGTGCGAAAGAGGCCGGTTTCGATGATGACTTTATCGATGAAATCATCAGTATAGGCATGCTGCACGACTGCGGTGTTTCAAAGACCGAAACGCACCGCAGCCTGGTGACACAGCTGGAGTGGAAGGATGAGCAGTTCCACTGCGAGCGCGGCGCCATCCTGCTGGGAAAGGTAAAACTTTTCGCACGTTTCTCCCAGCCGATCTACTATCACCATACGCACTGGGATATCCTGGAACACCTGCCGGTCGACGCGCGTGTCAAACAGAAGGCGAACCTGATCTACCTCGCCGACCGGATCGATGCGCTGCGGGTACAGCTTGAGGGTTCCGACCTGGAGCAAAGCGACGAGATCGAGCGGATCATCCTGGAGCACAAGGGAAACTTTTTCGCCCCGGAGCTGGTCGATGCATTTGTGGCCGCCGCACGTCGGAACTCGTTCTGGTTCTACCTGGCGGACGAGCCGCTGGAGGAACAGCTGCTCGAGTGGGTCGGTCGGGGGGATGTCTTGCATCTGCCCTTTACGGAAATAAGAGAGGTGGCCCAGATGTTCGCCGACGTCGTCGATGCCAAAAGCCCCTTCACTTTCGAACACTCCTTCGGGGTTGCAGCGCTCTCCAACTTCTTGGCCCGGGGATTCGGGCTGGACGAACATACCCGCGAGACGGTGGAGATAGGCGCCCTGCTGCATGACCTCGGAAAACTGCGGGTCGATGATGACATCCTGAACAAGAAGGGTCAGCTCAACCACGGGGAGAAGATGCTCATGAACCGGCATGGGTTCGATTCGAACATGATCCTTCGGCGCATCCACGGTTTCCGGGAGATCGCCCGTATCGCCTCGCTGCACCACGAAATGCTCGACGGCAAAGGGTACCCCTACAGCCTTGAGAAGGAGGAGATCCCCCTCGAGGCACGGATCGTGACCGTTGCCGACATCTTCCAGGCGCTGGTACAGACACGCCCCTACCGCGAAGCGATGGAACCTGATGCGGCTTTCGCCATCCTGCGGGAGATGGCCGACGCCGGGAAGATCGACAAAGCCGTCGTGGAAATGATCGGCGCTAACCTCGATCAGGCTTACCGGTTGGCAAAGTACAAGGAACGGGCAGAAGCCGCCTGAGACACCTTTTAGGTGCAGGAAAAGAGCTAGGGTTTAGCTGCGAGCAGTCTGCTCCAGGGCCGTCTTCAGGAAACGGAGCATCTTGCGGTAGTGATCGCCGTGCCAGTAGATACGGCCGCATTCGGGGCACTGCCTGAAGGTGTCGAAGGTCGCATAGACCTGTTCTGGCACGGCGTTGCGGATAGCAACGGCGCAGACACGCACGAGCGGGGCATTGCAGATGAGGCAGCGCCGATGCGCATCATCACCTGGGTTCAACCCGAAATGCACCGCCAGTTCGCGCAACTGGTCATGGAGCCCGAGGGCTTCCAGCAGGTATACGGGCACATTTTTTCGGCGGGCGAGGGCAGTGTCCCGGGTGAGAACGGTGCGTTCTTCATCGCGGGCGATTTTGATCATTTCGGTGTCGGGGATGGTCGGGAAGAAGAGGGTGTCGTAGCCCATGAAACGAAGGTACTTGGCGAGCCTGCCCAGGTGGCAGTCCGCGATAAAACGGTGCGTACCGTCTTGAAGCGTACTGCCCATCATGCCTCGGGGATCGTCTCGGTGACGCTGCTCCAGTCGTCCAGGCCGGCAGGGACGTTGCTGTACTCGTTTTCCAGCCGGTCCCACTCGGGATAGTCGGTATTGAACGCGGCGACGTCCTCGGCCGCTTTTTCAGGGCTCTCGTACTCGCCGAGCATCTCCTCCTCGATCCAGAGCTCGTAGCGCTCATGGCCGGCCTGTCGTATCTCGAAGGTCCCGATGTCCGTGTTGAAAAGATAGTTCCTCATCTGCTCCTCCTTGGTGCCAATAAGGAAGATTATACCGTCATTATGGCCCAGCTGTCATCTTTGAGACACGCGGTGAGCATCTCGCCGGTGTGGGTGTTCTCAACCCCCAGTGCCGCGAGGACATCCGTCGCCGCATAATCCTCCGTGCAGACGATGCAGGCGCTCATGGCGACGCCGCTCGCTTTCATCTGCTTCAGGCGTGCCTGTACTTCTTCATCGGCGGCGGCCAGTTTGATGGAGGGGCCCCAGATCATGAGGTGTGCCTCCTCCCAGTAGCCCCGTTCCAAAATCACGGAGCCGTAGAGCAGAGGGAGCTTCATAGCGACCTCTTTGTCGCCGTTCGTCCAGACGATCAGGAGTTTCGTTTTCGACATTGTTTTTGCCTTTTTGGTAAAATTCTATCCTAATGATCCGAGAAAAAATCGCAACCGCCGCCTACCGCCTGAAACACAGTCCCGCCCTTCGCCGCAGCCTCGCGCAGATGAAGCCGAAAAAAACGGTGTGGGGCTTGTTGGGAATAGTACTCTTCTTCTTTGTCCCCGAGATTGTTGCATTTATCTGGGGTGCCGACATCACCGCCTACGCCCACGCGCAGATGCTCGACGTCCCCGCCGAACCGCTGGCCACCTGGTACGAGCTGCTGGTCATGCTCTTTGAGGAGGGCGGCAGCTGGGTGAACCTGGGCATCGGCTTCGCCTTCCTCGTCTGGCTCTTCCTATAAAATTATAATAGCTTCGGTTCCCGAAGCGCATTCAATTGAATTGAAAATTGGCCTTGAGCGCACCTTGAAAGCCATCCCGGAGGCATAAAGCCGGGAGGGATGAGCGATTCGCGAAAGGCCGCTTTTTGCGCTACTTTTTCTAAAAAAGTGGCAAAGAGTTTTTCCTTTTCCTTTCTTTTTACAAAGAAACGAAACCAAAGAAAATCGTCGTTGCGCGAATCGCACGCCGCTCCCGGCTTTGGGCCTCCGCAGCGGCTTTCAAGGCACGCTTAACGACAGGTCGCCTATTGATTTTATGCGCTTCGACGTGTCGAAGCTCGTATCAAGCGCTTTGTATCGACAAAGCGCAATCAAATAAATCTGAAGTTGGCCTTGAGTGCTCCTTGAAAGCCGCCCTGAAGGCATAAAGACGAGAAGGGCGAGCGATTCGCGAAAGACCGATTTTCTTTTGGTTCTTTTCTTATGAAAAAGAAAAGAATGAGAAGCGTAATTTCTGGTTCCTTCCTAAGAGGAGCAGGAGAGCTTGAGGTTCTTGTGTTCGTTCGGCGTCGCTTTGGCGTAGCGCTCGAACTGCGGCAGCTCGTCGAAGGGGTTGCGGGCGATTGTCAGCAGGTCGGCGACCCCGCTGTTGTCGAACTTCTCCGCTTTTGCGATTGCCTCCTGCAGCATATAGTTTTTCAGCACGTATTTCGGGTTCGTCCGCAGCATGGCAGTGTGGCGCTCCTCCTTGCTGCGTGGCTCCTGCTGCAGCCGGGCGTCGTACTCCTTCAGCCATTCGCGGACGGGTTCGCGGTCGACGCAGATGTCGAGCAGTGCTCTGCCGTCGCCGTCGTAGCGGCTGAGCGTGCGGAAAAAGAGGGTGTAGTCCGCCTGCGACTTCTGCAGCGCGCTCAGAAGTTTTTTGAGCAGGATGATGTCATCCTCCTGCACCGTCGCCAGGCCCATTTTCGCGCACATGATCTCGACGTAGGTTTGGGTGTAGACGGGGCCGTAATCCTCGAGCTTCTTCTCCATCCGCTCCTTTGAAACGATGGGGGAGAGGGCTTCGGCCAGCATCGAGAGGTTCCAGTAGGCGACATGGGGCTGCTGCCCGAAGCCGTAGCGGCCGTGGGTGTCGGTGTGGTTGCAGATGAAAGAGATGTCGTAGTCGTCGAGCATGGCGTAGGGGCCGTAGTCGATGGTGAGGCCGCCCATGGACATATTGTCGGTGTTCATGACGCCGTGGTTGAACCCGACGCTCTGCCATTGTGCCAGCAGGCGGGCGGTGCGCTCGACGACCTCGGCGAACATCAGGAAGTAGGCATCCTCCTCGCCTTTCAGGTGCGGATAGCTCTCGGCGATGACGTAGTCGGCGAGGGGTTCGAGTTTGTCGTGCTCCTTAGTGTAGTAGAAGTACTCGAACGTGCCGATACGGACCCAGGTCGGCGACATCCGTAACACGACCGCCCCGCGCTCGAGGCGTTCGCGCACGACCTTTGTCTCCGATCCGATCAGCGCAAGTGCGCGGGTCGTCGGGATGCCGAGGTGGTGCATCGCCTCGCTCATGAGGTACTCGCGCACGGAAGAGCGCAGGACGGCCCGCCCGTCGCCCATGCGCGAGTAGAGGGTCTCGCCGCTCCCTTTGAGCTGCAGGTTCCACTCCCCGGTTTTACCGAGGTTGACGGCCCGCCCGTCGCCGAGGCGCGGGACGAACATCCCGAACTGGTGGCCGGCGTAGCACATGGCAAAGGGTTTGGCGCCTTCGGGGATGAAGGTGCCGTTGAGCAGGCCGACGAGTTTGTCATCCGTCTCGGTGTCCGGGGAGAGGCCGATCAGTTCGGCCGCATCGGGGTTGAAACTGAT is from Sulfurimonas sp. HSL-1656 and encodes:
- a CDS encoding PAS domain-containing sensor histidine kinase; amino-acid sequence: MFNFEELFGLIDVGITVFEPIAQGDDFKVVYINEKGRGLCHFEKGEPVAEALSTLFPVNATRPLIDFFKEVYRTGNPQEITLVPCFGQTSLWQEGYLYRLSSGHIVSRCMGVQEERAREIMAPNERLTFRTILDTAPIGIWSQDVNGRLQFVNKAFCDAIGISEERFLSVPHYESLYPPEIAQSCMSSDAAALQHGDPHLSYEKIPFTDGKVHDVLIVKTRVEDETHAVMGLVGISLDMTEKLEAERKLEAINKNLEARISEEIEASRQKDNMLYQQNKFAAMGEMISNIAHQWRQPLNTLGLLMTDMSVKMMVNRGEALEGDFELFQSNCSEIIQYLSDTIDDFRFYYRGEDGDNTFCMKDLETSLQNLVKSSIMGNRIRYETDLANVRINGYLNNLKQALINLYSNAANAIKNHGVEAGVIRCRGFVEGGNYVIEVCDNGGGIDKTIIDKVFDPYFTTGHKSQGTGLGLYMTKQIIEQKFNGSISVTNDEHGAHFTIRIPAAAEAC
- a CDS encoding cytochrome b/b6 domain-containing protein codes for the protein MKNYSLQLRVWHWANAVVVLGLLGTFFLRKTFLSWHTNSQILLDKLAGFGITVTTDQAAALAKAVRAPMWEWHIILGYVFAVLVLWRLVMIVKEGFGYAPENSHMAWVYRGYKVIYAVMAFMAVSGLVIHFYKDIGLAKDIAGSVKELHELVAWAIVAFVALHIVGVFVADNRDQKGITSKMISG
- a CDS encoding alpha/beta fold hydrolase, which gives rise to MTTTVNGIEISYDDLGPIDKPALIFLHGFPLNRSMWKRQVEACRGACRVIAYDLRGHGESESGEEPFSIPLFVQDLLGLMDALRIDKAILCALSMGGYVALKAAEEHPERFRALVLCDTQCAADTDEGRANRLKAIHAIETDGVAPFAEGLLGKLLAEQTFEQQPGTVDAVREMITSMPPHTLVRSLRAMRERDETCSELFQLTLPVLILVGEADRIAPPDASVYMHNALPHAELVVIEGAGHLSNLENPDAFNTALLRFLETHCA
- a CDS encoding peptidase C15 is translated as MAKAILLTTFAPWLPHHTSNASDDLLQHFIDARGDACDYLRHLPVDPVAAPRMVLDAFERLRPKVLVCCGMAETRSRLELETQAVLDGSVLHSDLNLPRLADGLTLTAVSDDAGDFVCNALYYRCLEHVQATAGEHHCLFVHVPVLTAENTAALTQSFAAIINRLTAEI
- a CDS encoding HD domain-containing phosphohydrolase; the protein is MEYELNIREVIYALSEALDLVGIDDTRHGKRVAFMAAACAKEAGFDDDFIDEIISIGMLHDCGVSKTETHRSLVTQLEWKDEQFHCERGAILLGKVKLFARFSQPIYYHHTHWDILEHLPVDARVKQKANLIYLADRIDALRVQLEGSDLEQSDEIERIILEHKGNFFAPELVDAFVAAARRNSFWFYLADEPLEEQLLEWVGRGDVLHLPFTEIREVAQMFADVVDAKSPFTFEHSFGVAALSNFLARGFGLDEHTRETVEIGALLHDLGKLRVDDDILNKKGQLNHGEKMLMNRHGFDSNMILRRIHGFREIARIASLHHEMLDGKGYPYSLEKEEIPLEARIVTVADIFQALVQTRPYREAMEPDAAFAILREMADAGKIDKAVVEMIGANLDQAYRLAKYKERAEAA
- a CDS encoding Mut7-C RNAse domain-containing protein; translation: MMGSTLQDGTHRFIADCHLGRLAKYLRFMGYDTLFFPTIPDTEMIKIARDEERTVLTRDTALARRKNVPVYLLEALGLHDQLRELAVHFGLNPGDDAHRRCLICNAPLVRVCAVAIRNAVPEQVYATFDTFRQCPECGRIYWHGDHYRKMLRFLKTALEQTARS
- a CDS encoding DsrE family protein — encoded protein: MSKTKLLIVWTNGDKEVAMKLPLLYGSVILERGYWEEAHLMIWGPSIKLAAADEEVQARLKQMKASGVAMSACIVCTEDYAATDVLAALGVENTHTGEMLTACLKDDSWAIMTV
- a CDS encoding protein adenylyltransferase SelO; amino-acid sequence: MTLDALTLDTPYLALDPLFYDPTEPDPLKNPYLISFNPDAAELIGLSPDTETDDKLVGLLNGTFIPEGAKPFAMCYAGHQFGMFVPRLGDGRAVNLGKTGEWNLQLKGSGETLYSRMGDGRAVLRSSVREYLMSEAMHHLGIPTTRALALIGSETKVVRERLERGAVVLRMSPTWVRIGTFEYFYYTKEHDKLEPLADYVIAESYPHLKGEEDAYFLMFAEVVERTARLLAQWQSVGFNHGVMNTDNMSMGGLTIDYGPYAMLDDYDISFICNHTDTHGRYGFGQQPHVAYWNLSMLAEALSPIVSKERMEKKLEDYGPVYTQTYVEIMCAKMGLATVQEDDIILLKKLLSALQKSQADYTLFFRTLSRYDGDGRALLDICVDREPVREWLKEYDARLQQEPRSKEERHTAMLRTNPKYVLKNYMLQEAIAKAEKFDNSGVADLLTIARNPFDELPQFERYAKATPNEHKNLKLSCSS